ccattgtctcaaagcagctttatatagtatggaaacagaagagagagaaaaagaaataaatatataataataagaagtaaaaataaggataaaaataaacaaatgaaaatatacaattaaagtttcaaatgaatttaaaaaagattaacttaactTTAAATACTATAAttatatctatccctaatgagcaagcctgaggcgatggcagcaaggaaaaactcccggagaagatatgaggaagaaacatttaGAGCAaaggtgtccaatcttatccagaaagggtcagtgtgggtgcaggtttttattccaaccaagcagaagccacaccagagtctattaaaagccaagaacaactgattaaacaggtggaatctgGTGTGGCCATttgcggataagattggacaccgctgattTAGAGGAACCGGGCTCAGAAGGGAGCcaatcctcatttgggtgtcactggacagtaaataagcTAAATGTGTTGACATCTTTACGGAATTTggccaaatatttatttatctcattaaattaaaattaaaaaaaaaaagctcagagaAAAATGTGTTGAAAGTAAAAAGTACACTTCTTTATTCAAATAGAATTAGCAAAACAACAAGTTTCATTTACAATACAACGCCCTGTTTCATTGGAAACTTAGACGAAAGCTCTTCTCCTGCTCCCTACTGCGACTTTCACACAGCTTGGACACCTCCTCCACACGCCTCTGAAGCAGAACTGTTTATTGAAAAAAAGTCATTAGGGACACCAAACAAAGTATTTCATTCCAAAGCACTTAAAttaaaaagcactcaaaatggtAGGGCATAAAAACTAGCAAGATACTGACCAGAGTTTTGCTCGACCCACTGCAGAGAGTCCATGTGTGCATTGAGGATTTTGCAGATTTGCTGGAGCTGAAATGTTAAGACGGGACAAATGggaaatttattaaaaaaaataatcataattttaaataaaactcaagTTAATTAAAAGGGGAAATTTAACCCAACCATGACAGTAACTACCCTGATGTGAAAAAGGTTTCAAAAAGGTCAAACAGCAACCACATTtctatatgttgtttttttagtcaAGAACTTCAGTTAACGTTCAAAATGAGGGGAAAAACTTTCACCATGCGATGGCTGGTTGTGCCAGATAGGTTATTTCGAGTATTTctgaaactgaaataagaaaactaTCCTGTATGCAGAGGATCAGCAAgatgaaacaccttgttgatgagagagataaGAGATGAACAGACTGGCGTTAgctctgagctgacaggaagttaaAAAACACTAACACCTTCCTCTTACGTGTTCGTTTAAAATCAGCCGCTTCTTAACTAAACGGTCCCACTCTTGCAGTGACAATCAATCTAAACCGTATGGACTGaaataacagcagtgtgttttatGAAGTGCAGGATGAGAGTACGATTCTTACAGGGTCACTTGTGTCAGCCAGCCTGTTGGATGTGTTGAGGTGCTCAATAATCTCCTTCAGATCTTGGGACATTCTCTTCAGCTGAGCATCAACATTTTCTGCCAACTTATACCTTCAAAAATAgaagcattttaaaaagaagCAGATGCATGAAAATGGGTTTATTTTGTATGCAAACTATTAAGCTTTATATATCAGATTATTCAAGAGATTTTGTAAACAGACACATATTAAACAATGTAGGAGATTATCAGTAATGTAGCACTTATTAAACAGTTTAAGTCATTacaagctaaataaataaatgacaatctCACCAAGGACAAACTGTAATTAAACACTTTGCTTTCCTTATTTATGAATAATATGGGTacttatgtgttttgttttgtttttttgcttttaactaAATCCTAAATTTTAAAACAAGCCTGATCAACATCTGTCCCTACTCCTTGCTGAAAGAGTTAGCTGGATGATACTGCTGCTGTTCTGCCCTCTAATCTGAACTAGAAACAAAACAGTTATTTACATTCAGGGTATTTGGCAGCCAGAAACTGACTTATATcgtttatacatctgagcaaatGAAGGAATAAATGCCTTGCTCAAgatcccagcagtggcagtttggtggtaGTAGGATTCAATCTCACAACCTTTGGATCAGTGGAACAACACCTTATTCACTGAGCTCCACTTTCCCTAATTAAACATAACCTgccttaaaatatatatacaataaaataacatgACTGTTAATTTTCCCTTCATCAGATTAGTGATGAACTTTTAACCCTGGAAAACATTCCATTCAAAATCTGCTATCCTGAAGTAATCAGTGATCAGACTACAATGTACATACAAAACAAGATGGACACAGTGCTATAGAAGAAGAGCACAGAGAGTTAGtagagcacaaaaaaaacaacaactttcgTTTCCCATTTCATCTGCATGTAGGCAAAGCAATGAAAGCATCTTTAAGTGAGGGAGCTGTTTACGTTCTCTCTCGCTCCTCATCAGCATTCTGCATATAGATGGTTCCGGTTTGCTCCTTCACCGACTCCTCCAATGGCGTGAGAAGATCCTCCAGCTCCTTTTGCTGGGACAGAATAAAGTCCAGTTCCTGATCgagcctgacacacacaaaaaaaaagaacctcaGATATAAAACCTGTCTACAGATATGTCAGAAAGGACCAAATATGCAAACTCAAGCAATCTTACCTTCTTTGGTCCAGTTTAACTTTCTCCATGTCCTTGTGAAGGGATGTAATCTAAAACAGCAGACTTCACGTTAAAAGCTATAATGTGATACCTTTTAGTTCAAatatattctgtttatttatattattattttaaaggtggggtgcacaatgtttgagaaatgcttcagaaaacggagtcgggccaacaaacaaaacaaacgtgtagccaatgagcagaaaggggcgtgtcttgtcaatatgggcggagagagagTTCAGTGCGCATGTTTGACGTTAGCCAAAAGCGATTGAAAGATTGACATGGTGGATATAAtcaaaaagcgaaaaaaggcttacaataaggcaagaagcaggacctgTGTAAATATAGGGTCATCTTTCCAGCTCTGGAGAGacctgaaggagcaggaaggcctgcaaTGGGACTCCAaggtcgcttttttccttctcgataggtgagtaacgttggttttgctttgtttcacagaactaatatatgccgtcctttgcatgattatgtttgtgtgtcatttttgcttgtttgtttatctgcaatcgtattgttcttcccttcagctatgataaagacacatttctttccattagttgcctgggttacatatgtatgtgtgggcggagctatcaatacaggggtgggacccatttgggttaggggcgtgtttgttttagtgatttcaaatgtaaacattggCTTTCGAACATCGTACACCCCAGCTTTAAGCGAGTCAGAACTTGTGTGTTTACTTGTCCAAGTTAGAATCAGCCTATGTGCATGGTTACACTTTAATTAGCACATGCTTGTGGACAGAGCTGCCATCTGTCTCTTTAAGATATTCAGACACGTGATTTTGACTCGAAATGAGCAACGAAAGTAAAAGCTGAAAAGCACAAGTGGAAGTTATTTTGACAACTAtggccaaataaataaataaataaatctttagcaGTGTAACAGCACATGATCAGGTCAAAATACTGAGGAAGACCGACAAACAATAAACCAGAAAAATCATACAGGTCTTAAACATCCTTCCCCTCACAAGCCAGTGCTAAATTCTCGGTCAGCTGAgacttattaattatttatttttaataattattattactccaTTTATATGGttgcatttattttgttatagcAAAATAATTAGTCTTCATTTCTGGATGTGTTGGCttgcttattttttaataaataatatataatgtctGGGTTTCGCAACAGATTCTCTACAGTACTTTTAGTCCCTGACCCAGGATTTTCATGACTTtcatgaaaagaaaacatatacatttaaatactactatatactactaatactactactatactactataCATACTACTATACAATAGTAGTTCAGTGTTTAGGTTCTGGTTCCTGTAGCaaaaaccctgaacagagtATTAGGCTGATGGTAAGCTAAGTCTGTAAGCTGGTGAACTAGTGTTCctgcttttaagtctctgtcGATGAATACGATTCCTAGTACGactctctggataaaggcgtctgccaagtgctgtaaatgtaatgcaaatgtACTGCATCTGTGAGCAGTGCTGCCAACTAGATAATCCCTGAGTCTCAGAAATCAAAAATGTGCACCAGTGTTAACGTTCAACCTGAATATAgtgacaaagaaaagaaacatcttTTCTAGAAAAAACATCTATGGGGTGggaatctattaaaaaaaaaaaaaaaacctggcaaCCCCACACATGAGCTTCCATAAATCACTTAATATTGGAGCATTGACAACACTAAACACAACTGTCGGTGAGTGAGGAGAAACAAATAAGGGGTTGACGCAGATTTTTTGAGTGATGACTCGTAGCAGTGTACTGCAATGTTAAGTGGTTTGAGCTCGGACACAGAATGTGCCACAGAAAGCTAGCAGTTCTTTTGCAGTACCTTTTCTCCGTTCTCCACCAGCATGCGGTCCCAGGCGTTGACCTGCGTGGCCTGCTGCAGAAAGTGTCTTTCTTGATCCTCCAACTCTGAGCTCCACTTGTTGATCAGGGACTCCAGCTGAGCATATGACATCACCGGTGCAGCACTGAGTGAACACACTCAAACAACGTTAAACAAACCAGTACAATTAAAAATGCTGCAATGCCTAAAACAGTGCTATCGGAATCCTTTAGAGTTCACACCATCCTAATCTTGTACATGTATCTGTAATTACTACATGATGTGCTTTGGAGCAAACCTGATTGCAGCGGTGGACACGGCTGTAGAAGCGGCCGGTGCAGTGGAGGCGGCAGGTTTCAGGCCCAGAGAAAAGCTTGTGGTGGCTGCTGTAGTAGCTGCAGCTAAAAGAAAGAGATTGTTCgttttattggtttgttttatttgaaattatttatcaTCATGTAACTTACATAGGTTGAGATTTGAATCTGTACGGTCTTGAGGAAAAATGTCTGTTGCTTATAGTTTAATTGCTGAGAATTAGTTTGGGGGTTTAGTGCGTTGTGATAATGCTGTTTTTCTGTATGTTGCTACAGGATGCTTGAATTTTCTCCAGGACCGATAAAAGTAAGTCGGTGAGTAAGTAAGAAaatgagtatgtgagtgagtaagtaagcatctatctatctacagttcAAAACGTAACCTGCATTATTATAAAGAACGTCTTTCCGACATCACTGAGCGAAGAGGAAATGACAGATTAGAGAGCAGTAAGAGTGATTAAAGTGATTGTAGTGACCCAGTAATGATTCAAGTTAACTTTACTTTTACATCAGTGTCAGTGGCTGACTGTTGCATGAAGGTGGCAGAGctctgatttgatttgaattgcaAATGGTCTCATCTGGTCGAGTCTCGTAAACTACATTATGTAAAGGTGAGCCAACATGGCAAAGCTTTGTAGATCTTGGTGAAAGcgatgtatagatagataggagAAGTGAACAGAAACAGCAAGAATTATGGTACCAACAGGGCAAGTATATTATTACaagcactaataataataataatgagtggTGGATGGTGTTGTTCTTCTAGCACAAGCAGCACTTTGGTCACCACACCAAAGTAAGCaagttgtgtgtctgtggtcaCAGAGCAATCATCCTCAGAGGTGGTgctgtaacactaacattacCTGCGGTCACAGCAGCTCCTAGCGGTTTGAGCGTCAAGCCAGTGGAGACTGTAGCTGCAGAAGACGCTACCGGAGCTGCTGCAGTTATAGAGCCGCCCactggcaaataaataaataaataaataaacaaataaataaaatctaaagtcTCAAGCTTGATTTAGTAACTGACACATGCACTCATATTGACTTAGCTGTAATATATGATGTGTAGCCTTCAGTGTAAAAGTCTGTCCAGAACACATACTTACACGTGAAGCCTGTAGAAGCTGCTGAGGGGATTGGGGAAGAAAACAGAGAAGATATTGGGGCAACTTGGCCAGGGGCAACTTGGCCTGGGGCAGCTTGGCCAGGGGCAGCTTGGCCAGGGGCAGCTTGGCCAGGGGCAGCTTGGCTAGCAACAGCAGCAGccgcagcagcaacagcagcaacagTACTAGCAGGAACTGGAGtagctgggggaaaaaaataaagaaaattcaatCTCAAACTTTCCTTTCTTGATCTTTTATATTGCACTGAATGAAATCTAAAGCCATGCCCTCACCTGCAGGCTTGATCCCAAAGTTAATCCCTGTAGTGGTGGCTGCAGCAGCTGGAGCAACAGCTCCCAGTGTGAGACCTGGAAGTTTCAGCAGAAATGATTAGGTTTTGTAGGTGTATGgccatccaaaaaaaaacatcattaccCAAAGTAGTACTTGTCCTGAGGGACAAACCGATTCTATTTCAGACTGTATTGTGCTACAATTACAAAACTATTACTTTAGGCCTCCGGAAAATATAGAGCTTTTTTAATAGCTTACAATATGAATTTTCACTCCAGTATGACCTCTGAAACACTGCATTTTAATGAATACTATTTCCACCCTTAAAGTAATTCCATCatgctttcattaaaaaaaaaaaaaaaaaaaaaaaaaaagaccatgtAGTGAATTATAGAGCAGGGAAACTTTGCCATAAGTGTTTGAATTATTTCAGTTTTGAAGGCAGAAATGGAAGCCCCAAActgagaaaaacacaaactgagaaaaaaataaataaataaaataaaattaataaaaataagatattaATATAGGCCCCTTCCCCAGGGTTGTGCTGAATAGTGTGATAACATTGTAAGACTCGTTCAAACGAATTAGaataataaatctatttaatccATATCAAAGTAATTACCAATGAGTAATGAAAGAAATTTCCCAATCTTAATGAAGTGTCCATGTTTTTGCTTGCACAGATGTCAGGCAACATTTCTGTATCAGTGCAGAATCCTTTAGCCTGGCTGTACTAAGCTGACTTACCCATGCTTTGGCCTCCCAGCGAGAAAGACGGAGTGCTCTGTGCTAATGTTGCAGCAGGAGCTTGGACCTTGGCCCCAGGAAAGCCAAAGCCTCCTGTGGACTGCTGGGTTGGAGCTGTAGTCTGAGGTGCGAGGCCTCCGAACATGAAGCCTGTACCACTGGCTGAGGTGGTGGAATTCACCAGGCCTCCCAGAGTCATTGCTGAAGTGGCCGGCTGAGAGCTTGGAGTCAGGCTGAGACCAAGTTTTGGAGCACCGCTGGAAGGAGAAATGAATTGAGAACATATTTAAGTATATCTCAAAAACAGGTTTAATCATTCAAGACATCACTGACACGATGTGCCTGTAAATTCACTTGCCCAAAATTAAACCCTCCACCAGTAGTGCTGCTCTGTGCTGATGCACCAAAGCTGAATCCACCCTGTGGGGCTCCAGCGCTTGTGGTGGTCTGTGCAAGAAGCCCTGCTATTTGAGACGTCCCTGCTGGAGTCTGGGATGGCTGCTGAGGCACCGCACCGAAACTGAATCCTCCTGGTGCAGGACTGCTCGCCTGCAGGGAGAATCCAGGGGCTGCAGTGACTGATGCTGTGGTTTTTGGGGCTCCGAAGCTAAAGCCTCCCCCAGGAGCAGCTTGTCCAAAGCTGAATGACATGGTTTCTCTCTCAAGACCCTTTAATactgagataaaataaaataacaaaagcatCTTATCAAGCAAGTGATTATACTCAGAATTGACAAATctgcattacatttacattacagttctgtcatttagcagacgcctttattcagagtgacttaccatttaattcaatttatacaactgagtaattaagggttaagggccttgctcaggggtccaacagacaaaatacaagatgaatattagatatatttaaatgtatttgtatttatccccaatgagcaagtctgaggtgactcaggtgactgtggggaggaaaaactcccttagatggtaaaggaagaaaccttaagaggaaccagactcaaaggggaacctcatcctcatgtgggtgacactggagtgtgtgattataaatatacagtctgataaatgttgtattgatgaggagattgttgttcTTGACCACATGGGGTTGgtgtctcctctttagtatagaagagtctaactggagctggaacatctctagatgtctcagacCTCCAAGACCTTCAGCATTAGACCATCACATCCCACAGAagtcatgtttacattattatcAGACACCTTTATATCCACactgacttacatttatatttcagtttatacagctgagtaatTAAGAGTtaaagggccttgttcaggggtccaaagtcacacacacacacacacacacacacacacagacagacagacagacagacagacagacagacagacagacagacagacagacacacacacacacacacacacacacacacagacacagacagacacgcgcgcgcacgcacactcactcactcactcactctcactctcactcacactctctctctctctctctcactctctctctcacacacacacacacacacacacacacacacacacacacacacacacacaaatataaacacaaccTTAACGCCTCGCGCGCGTTAGAACTTCAAAGTCCATTAGCTCATTAGCACCGACATGTTTAGCTTTAGCAATTAGCTTCAACCCGAAAGCTATTATTAAGATAATGCTGGCTCTCTGTAGCtaagtattaataaataaccCTTCTAGCACAGCTTATTTtccatgtaaataaaatataacgtCATGAGATTAAATccaaattaatatttgttttgttttaagagCCTGAAGTTACCTCAGAAGAAACGCAGCGCCATCCCAATACGAGCAGAGCGCGGAAAACAAACACGTCAAATCTTAGCGCCGGCTGTCAAACAAGGACCCCGAAGACTAGTTCATGTGGTCAACTGAAGTGCCTGTTCGAAAACATAGCGTTGCCATAGTTGCAATAGTTTACACGCACATGTTTGAGAGTGTAAACGATTTATTCACGTCTTTTTGGTGACACAGGCGTATTACATCATTTAGGgtagatttatttaaagcacAGGATCTTTTCTTATTGGATAGATGATGTTGATAATTTTTCTATAGATATACAGATCATTAAGAATAAAGCTTCAGTCACTTAGGAAGGTGTCTCTTTCTACAATAACTTAATTAagtcactattattattattattattattattcaaatttatttgtaacaatggacattgtctgaaagcagctttacagatcataAGACATTttgcaaaaagtacaaaaagtttaacattatacaaatatttatacaaaaaaaaaaaatcaagattaatattggaacatatatttaaatgtgtttgcatttatccgtaatgaacaagcctgaggtgactgtggagaggaaaaactcccttagatggaagaggaagaaaccttgagaggaaccagactcaaaaaggaacccaacaccatttaggtgacactggagggtgtgattataaactgttattaacACCAGACAGTGTTATTACGAATAATcacctttctacagtcatatacactctgacaatgtattgattaggaggttgttgtcctcagagaccacataGAGTTGGTAACGTCTCTTTGAATGGTCGCGATCTTCAGGAAGCGAAATACAACTGGATCTGATACAATCAATGGATGCCTTCAGggtgggtagaaaaagagaagcgaGTGGaaacataatattaaccagaatgttaataataatgtttgtcTACTGGAGCACATGGTTgtaggatgtattatgtgtatgcctggctAAAGAGAAATAGTTAAAGATAAAACTATTTTACTAGTTaatctaaataatgtaaatattaaatatgtgtttaatctacatttaaactgggagagtgtatttgagccccgaacactgtcaggaaggctGTTCCAGAGTTTAAgagctaaaaaacaaaaacacactaccgcctttagtagacttttaTTCTGGAAACTACCAGAAAaaagagcgtgaaggattgcagaagactggttagatacataggagctaaaccatttagaTAGCCCAGTTGAAAGAatccataaaataataattattctgtTATTGATATAACCATATTAAAGATTGTATTCCCCTTATAGATGATGCTTTTGTAGTGCTGTGTGATGCTAATATTACTTCTGATGAGTTAAAGCAGTAAATAAGGATAAAGCAATAGGTAGTTTGTCTTTAGACAAATCCTATTCGATTCGTTTAGTGTTTGAACTTTTAGATTACAGACAGCTAATAGAAGTTAAGAATCAgaatttattggccaagtgtgctGACACGGACaaagaatttggttccagctgttgttgatgctcaaaagtacagacgtaaataacactatacatttagcttggattatacaagacaaaaacaatagacagaaaatatagacagtacgagtattaaatattagatatttagtatttaagtattaaatatgaatacagaatatatgacagatcagtaatgtacataaagagggagagtgcatggtagtgcaaataacagtattgtgcatcAGGGTACAATAAAGAAGTTACTTTAgaacttttgtacaatatacagcagcagtagtgtgtgtaacatatactgatgatgtgatgacaggcagttctgataatgcagtacttatagatatgaagcagggaatataattatggtgagttgttgatcagggtgattgtctggggaaagaaactgttcctgtgtctggcagttttagtaagcaaagctctgtagcgcctgtcagaagggaggagctgaaagaggttgtgtccagggtgtgaagggtcagtagtgattgtTCCTGCCCCGTTTCTTGTTCTTGTATCGTACTGATACTAAGTTCTGGGGAGTctgcaggggggcaccaattatttttcctgctgtttttactgtgctttgcagtctgttcctgtcctgttttgttgctgctctaaaccagatggtgatagatgtacacaggacagattcaatgactgcagtgtagaacagcatcagcagctcctgtggcagaccgtaCTTCCTTACCTGGTGTAGAAAGTACATcttctgctgggcctttttgatgatggtgtttatgttgcaatcccatttcaggtcttggggaaatggtagtgcccacaaacttgaaggtctccacagatgacacatggatgttggatattgtgagggggtgtagtgttgaggggtctttcctaaagtccactatcatctccacagttttgagtgTGCTCTGACttcaccatagcaccagccacTTCAGCTCCTGCTGATATgcaatttcaggagtttaattTGATAGTTTTATTCATTGCCTTCTATAAGgtatataagataagataagataagataagataagataagataagataagataagataagataagataagataagataagatagggATAAGATTAAACTTTATTCATACCACAGTGGGGAAATTCACTTATCACAGCAGCTCACAGACAGTTAAAGTGCAGGTATTAAAGACTTACATAGgaagaaaaaagtttaatattaaaaatatttaaaaaaaaaaaaagattattatatatttataaaatattacacaataacaTCACCGTATTGCAGTGTTATAAAGTCTGACAGCCACTGGTATGAATGACCTGCAGTAGCGCTCCTTCCTACTCTGCAGGTGTAGTAGTCTGCTGCTGTAAGAGCTACACAGGGTCTCCACAGTCCCATACAGGGGGGTGAGAGGTGTTGTTTCTTTAGATGTCAGCTTGGCTAACATCCTAATCTCACCCAcctcctccacagagtccaATGAGTAGCCCAGGACAGAGCTGGCTCTCCTAACCAGCTTGTTCATTCTCTTCCTATCCCGCTCAGTACTGCCTCACACCCAGCAGACTACGGCATAGAGAATTGTATCGAAAAATGTCCTTAATAATGTCTTGCACACCCCAAAGGACCGTAGTCTCAACTATCCACCAACTCAATTTCCAAGccctgtgtggtgtgtagtgtggtgttctCCTTCTCGGTGGTCAGTCACCATCTCCTTTGTCTTACTGGTGTTCACGTGCAGGTGGCTAAACTCACACCAGTCAAACATTATTGTTCATTCCCACTATATAGTCTCCAGCTTCCCACGGAGCAGTGCTGCCTGTATCGTGTTGAAAGCACTGGAGAAGTCAAAGAATAAGACTCTCACAGTGCTCCCTATGGTCTCCAGGTGAGTCAGTTCCCAGTGCAGCAGGTAGATCACTGCATTGTCCAcacatgccccttttccaccatgGCAGatttaccccttttccaccaaaaagaaccgggtgctggtgcCAGGTCAAACAGCAGTGTGTCGAGTACTGTGCTCTCTTAGGAACAGAGGTGACAGAGGATGATCCTCTCCATGGTCTTCATCAGGTGGGAGGTTAAGGTAATAGGTCTGAAGTGATTCAGCTCCCTGGGGTATGCGATCTTTGGTACTGCTGGTTTGGAGTAggatagagagggagaaaaacagaTTCAACTCATTTTCCCAGAGCAAATCACCATTTACTGATTCTCTCTTGCCACTCTGTCCATGccctgagatgtttttctgtccTCTCTACACACCTTGGACATCATTTTGCAATAACCGctcctccagtttcctcctgaAGCTGTCCTTGCCTCGCCTCATCTTATATTTGAGTTCTTTCTGAGCTCTCTTATGCTCCACTTTGTCCCCTGAAGTAAAAGCAGCCTTCTTCTTATTTATCAGGTCTTTGAGCTCAGGGGTCACCCAGGGTTTTTTATTGGAGAAACAACGTACCCTCCTAGATGCTTCTGTATTCTCCACACAGAAATTTATATAAtctgtgatgcagtgtgtgagacCATCAATCATTTGATTCAATGGAtttgattttaataaatgtatattttgtgaTGATTTGGAAACCacagaacatttattttttcattgtatGTATCTGAATGCCTTATGGTCCAACATTCATGAATGGCTTTATCTAAAGGTATCTCATGTTGGAAACTTCACCAGGAAGGACATTATCTAAAGAACAGTAGACAAATGATGACTTCTTGGTTGAAAATATCCTTTTGCTGGGGAAATTTTATGTACACAACGTGACCTTGAAGGTGAAACTGACGTTTTATGCGTGTCATATAGAAATTGCTTCTTTTACAAAAGCCCTCAAcgtgatgaaaaagaaaaatgcattatGTCTTTTTCCATTATAGAAGAATATGATAAAAACAACTGCATCTGTTCCATGCATCCGTTCTGTATTGTCTAATGTGTAGATGTACTGAAGATGTACTTGGGAGAGTTTTTAGGTCAGACGAGCCTGTGCCTGGTGTCTGTGCTACATTAAGAagattcatttcaattaatCCTGATTATTACTCccataatatactgtactgtatatcagtcAAACACACTCACCATTCATATTAGTCAACCGTGGGGATGGTTTCTATGGAGGCGTTTTGATGAAACTGCACAGCAAAAGTAACTCCCTAGAAGAGTCGACTCATAGAATTGACTCTTTCTCAAATGACAAATCAATAATCAGGTTGTTGGCATGTGCACATAGGCTTCCTCTTAAAATGTTATGCTTAAcctttaaagcatttatttagaCAGAGAGCATTGATAACTAGTgcatattgtataaaa
The Tachysurus vachellii isolate PV-2020 chromosome 13, HZAU_Pvac_v1, whole genome shotgun sequence genome window above contains:
- the nup62l gene encoding nucleoporin 62 like, which produces MSFSFGQAAPGGGFSFGAPKTTASVTAAPGFSLQASSPAPGGFSFGAVPQQPSQTPAGTSQIAGLLAQTTTSAGAPQGGFSFGASAQSSTTGGGFNFGGAPKLGLSLTPSSQPATSAMTLGGLVNSTTSASGTGFMFGGLAPQTTAPTQQSTGGFGFPGAKVQAPAATLAQSTPSFSLGGQSMGLTLGAVAPAAAATTTGINFGIKPAATPVPASTVAAVAAAAAAVASQAAPGQAAPGQAAPGQAAPGQVAPGQVAPISSLFSSPIPSAASTGFTLGGSITAAAPVASSAATVSTGLTLKPLGAAVTAAAATTAATTSFSLGLKPAASTAPAASTAVSTAAISAAPVMSYAQLESLINKWSSELEDQERHFLQQATQVNAWDRMLVENGEKITSLHKDMEKVKLDQRRLDQELDFILSQQKELEDLLTPLEESVKEQTGTIYMQNADEERERTYKLAENVDAQLKRMSQDLKEIIEHLNTSNRLADTSDPLQQICKILNAHMDSLQWVEQNSVLLQRRVEEVSKLCESRSREQEKSFRLSFQ